A window of the Pseudomonas gozinkensis genome harbors these coding sequences:
- the argB gene encoding acetylglutamate kinase — protein sequence MTLERDAAANTAKVLSEALPYIRRYVGKTLVIKYGGNAMESEELKTGFARDIVLMKAVGINPVVVHGGGPQIGDLLKRLSIESHFVDGMRVTDAATMDVVEMVLGGQVNKSIVNLINRHGGSAIGLTGKDAGLIRAKKLTVTRQTPEMTQPEIIDIGHVGEVVGINTELLNLLVKGNFIPVIAPIGVGENGESYNINADLVAGKVAEALKAEKLMLLTNIAGLMDKSGTVLTGLSTQQVDDLIADGTIYGGMLPKIRCALEAVQGGVGSSLIIDGRVPNAILLEIFTDTGVGTLISNRKRP from the coding sequence ATGACCCTCGAACGCGATGCCGCCGCCAACACTGCCAAGGTCCTGTCCGAAGCGCTGCCTTACATCCGCCGATACGTCGGCAAGACCCTGGTGATCAAATACGGCGGCAACGCGATGGAAAGCGAGGAGCTGAAGACCGGCTTCGCCCGCGACATCGTCTTGATGAAAGCCGTGGGTATCAACCCGGTCGTGGTTCACGGCGGCGGCCCGCAGATCGGTGATCTGCTCAAGCGCCTGTCGATCGAGAGCCATTTCGTCGACGGCATGCGCGTCACCGACGCCGCGACCATGGACGTGGTGGAAATGGTCCTCGGCGGCCAGGTCAACAAAAGCATCGTCAACCTGATCAACCGTCACGGTGGCAGCGCAATCGGCCTGACCGGTAAAGACGCCGGGCTGATTCGCGCGAAGAAGCTCACCGTCACCCGCCAGACCCCGGAAATGACCCAGCCGGAAATCATCGACATCGGCCATGTGGGCGAAGTGGTCGGAATCAACACCGAACTGCTGAACCTGCTGGTCAAAGGCAACTTCATCCCGGTGATCGCGCCGATCGGCGTGGGTGAAAACGGCGAGTCGTACAACATCAACGCTGACCTGGTGGCTGGCAAGGTTGCCGAAGCGCTGAAAGCCGAGAAGCTGATGCTGCTGACCAACATCGCCGGTCTGATGGACAAGTCGGGCACCGTGCTGACCGGACTGAGCACCCAGCAGGTCGACGACCTGATCGCCGACGGCACCATCTACGGCGGCATGCTGCCGAAGATCCGCTGCGCGCTGGAAGCGGTTCAGGGCGGCGTGGGCAGCTCGCTGATCATCGACGGCCGTGTACCGAACGCGATCCTGCTGGAAATCTTCACCGACACCGGTGTGGGTACGCTGATCAGCAATCGCAAGCGCCCATAA
- the rpoZ gene encoding DNA-directed RNA polymerase subunit omega, with protein sequence MARVTVEDCLEHVENRFELVMLSTKRARQLATGGKEPLVQWENDKPTVVALREIAEGLMSYEFIAEQEIVHEDPVFAAFEDESNEAV encoded by the coding sequence ATGGCCCGCGTAACCGTTGAAGACTGCCTAGAACACGTGGAAAACCGCTTTGAGCTGGTCATGCTCTCTACCAAGCGTGCCCGTCAACTGGCCACCGGTGGCAAAGAGCCCCTGGTTCAGTGGGAAAACGACAAACCGACCGTAGTTGCGCTGCGTGAAATCGCTGAAGGCCTGATGAGCTACGAGTTCATCGCCGAGCAGGAAATCGTCCACGAAGACCCTGTCTTCGCTGCGTTCGAGGACGAGTCCAACGAGGCCGTCTAA
- the rph gene encoding ribonuclease PH, protein MKRPSGRAADQLRSIRITRNYTKHAEGSVLVEFGDTKVICTVSVENGVPRFLKGQGQGWLTAEYGMLPRATGERNQREASRGKQGGRTLEIQRLIGRSLRAALDMSKLGDVTLYVDCDVIQADGGTRTASITGAMVALVDALKVIKKRGGLKGGDPLKQMIGAVSVGMYQGEPVLDLDYLEDSAAETDLNVVMTSTGGFIEVQGTAEGAPFQPEELNAMLELAKKGMSEIFELQTAALAD, encoded by the coding sequence ATGAAACGTCCAAGTGGTCGCGCTGCCGATCAGCTCCGCTCGATCCGCATTACCCGCAACTACACCAAACACGCCGAGGGATCGGTACTGGTCGAATTCGGTGATACCAAGGTCATCTGCACCGTCAGCGTCGAAAACGGCGTGCCACGTTTCCTGAAAGGTCAGGGCCAGGGTTGGCTGACCGCCGAATACGGCATGTTGCCGCGCGCCACCGGCGAGCGTAACCAGCGTGAAGCGAGCCGTGGCAAGCAGGGTGGTCGTACCCTGGAAATCCAGCGCCTGATCGGCCGTTCCCTGCGCGCCGCGCTGGACATGTCCAAGCTGGGCGACGTCACCCTGTACGTCGACTGCGACGTGATCCAGGCCGACGGCGGTACCCGCACCGCGTCGATCACCGGCGCCATGGTTGCGCTGGTCGATGCACTGAAAGTGATCAAGAAGCGCGGCGGCCTGAAAGGCGGCGACCCGCTCAAGCAAATGATCGGCGCTGTCTCCGTGGGCATGTACCAGGGCGAACCGGTGCTGGATCTGGACTATCTTGAAGATTCCGCCGCCGAGACCGACCTCAACGTGGTAATGACCAGCACTGGTGGTTTCATCGAAGTGCAGGGCACCGCCGAAGGCGCGCCGTTCCAGCCTGAAGAGCTGAACGCGATGCTGGAACTGGCCAAGAAAGGCATGAGCGAGATCTTCGAACTGCAAACGGCGGCGTTGGCCGACTGA
- the gmk gene encoding guanylate kinase, with amino-acid sequence MTHSTGTLYIISAPSGAGKSSLVKALTDANPEIRVSISHTTRAMRPGEVDGVNYHFVTREEFVKMGEHGDFLERAEVFGNFYGTSQSRLQQTLDEGHDLILEIDWQGAEQVRKLMPQARSIFILPPSLQALHQRLTNRGQDSDEIIDGRMREAVSEMSHYVEYDYLIINDDFAHALDDLKAIFRANQLQQKRQQVRFGKLLAELLG; translated from the coding sequence ATGACCCACAGCACCGGCACCCTGTACATCATTTCCGCCCCTTCGGGCGCGGGCAAGAGCAGTCTGGTCAAGGCCCTGACCGACGCCAACCCGGAAATCCGCGTTTCGATTTCCCACACCACCCGCGCCATGCGCCCGGGGGAAGTGGACGGCGTGAACTATCACTTCGTGACCCGCGAAGAGTTCGTGAAGATGGGCGAGCACGGTGACTTCCTGGAGCGCGCCGAAGTCTTCGGCAACTTTTACGGCACCTCGCAAAGCCGCCTGCAGCAGACCCTGGACGAAGGTCACGACCTGATTCTGGAAATCGACTGGCAGGGCGCCGAGCAGGTACGCAAGCTGATGCCGCAGGCCCGTTCGATCTTCATTCTGCCGCCATCGCTGCAAGCCCTGCACCAGCGCCTGACCAACCGTGGCCAGGACAGCGACGAGATCATCGACGGCCGGATGCGCGAAGCCGTCAGCGAGATGAGCCACTATGTCGAGTACGACTACCTGATCATCAACGACGATTTCGCCCATGCGCTGGATGATCTGAAAGCGATTTTCCGCGCCAATCAGCTGCAACAGAAACGCCAACAAGTGCGTTTCGGCAAATTGCTGGCTGAATTGCTGGGCTGA
- the spoT gene encoding bifunctional GTP diphosphokinase/guanosine-3',5'-bis pyrophosphate 3'-pyrophosphohydrolase, whose protein sequence is MPSIDALADRLSTYLGNDQVNLVRRAYFYAEQAHDGQRRRSGEAYVTHPLAVANILADMHMDHQSLMAAMLHDVIEDTGIAKEALQAQFGETVAELVDGVSKLTQMNFETKAEAQAENFQKMAMAMARDIRVILVKLADRLHNMRTLEVLSGEKRRRIAKETLEIYAPIANRLGMHAIRIEFEDLGFKAMHPMRSARIYQAVKRARGNRKEIVNKIEESLGHCLAIDGIQGEVSGRQKHLYGIYKKMRGKRRAFNEIMDVYAFRIIVDKVDTCYRVLGAVHNLYKPLPGRFKDYIAIPKANGYQSLHTTLFGMHGVPIEIQIRTREMEEMANNGIAAHWLYKSSGDEQPKGTHARARQWVKGVLEMQQRAGNSLEFIESVKIDLFPDEVYVFTPKGRIMELPKGSTAVDFAYAVHTDVGNSCIACRINRRLAPLSEPLQSGSTVEIVSAPGARPNPAWLNFVVTGKARTHIRHALKLQRRSESISLGERLLNKVLNGFDSALEQIPAERVKAMLTEYRLELIEDLLEDIGLGNRMAYVVARRLLGEGEQLPSPEGPLAIRGTEGLVLSYAKCCTPIPGDPIVGHLSAGKGMVVHLDNCRNISEIRHNPEKCIQLSWAKDVTGEFNVELRVELEHQRGLIALLASSVNAADGNIEKISMDERDGRISVVQLVVSVHDRVHLARVIKKLRALTGVIRITRMRA, encoded by the coding sequence ATGCCGAGCATAGACGCCCTCGCCGATCGCTTATCGACCTACCTCGGCAATGACCAGGTCAACCTGGTCCGCCGAGCGTATTTCTACGCCGAACAAGCCCACGACGGTCAACGCCGCCGCAGCGGCGAGGCGTACGTCACGCATCCTCTTGCGGTGGCGAATATTCTTGCCGACATGCACATGGACCATCAGAGCCTGATGGCCGCGATGCTGCATGACGTGATCGAAGACACCGGTATCGCCAAGGAAGCGCTGCAAGCGCAGTTCGGTGAAACCGTGGCCGAACTGGTCGACGGGGTCAGCAAACTGACCCAGATGAACTTCGAGACCAAGGCCGAAGCCCAGGCAGAAAACTTCCAGAAAATGGCCATGGCCATGGCGCGCGACATTCGCGTGATCCTGGTCAAACTTGCCGACCGCCTGCACAACATGCGCACGCTGGAAGTGCTGTCCGGCGAAAAACGCCGGCGCATCGCCAAGGAAACCCTCGAGATCTACGCACCCATCGCCAACCGACTGGGCATGCACGCGATCCGCATCGAATTCGAAGACCTCGGCTTCAAGGCGATGCATCCGATGCGTTCCGCGCGGATCTACCAGGCCGTCAAACGCGCCCGGGGCAACCGCAAGGAAATCGTCAACAAGATCGAAGAATCCCTTGGCCACTGCCTCGCCATCGACGGCATCCAGGGTGAAGTCAGCGGTCGCCAGAAACACCTCTACGGTATCTACAAGAAAATGCGCGGCAAGCGTCGGGCCTTCAACGAGATCATGGACGTCTACGCGTTCCGGATCATCGTCGACAAGGTCGATACCTGCTACCGCGTGCTGGGTGCTGTGCATAACTTGTACAAACCGCTGCCGGGACGCTTCAAGGATTACATCGCGATCCCCAAGGCCAACGGCTATCAGTCGCTGCACACCACGCTGTTCGGCATGCACGGTGTACCGATCGAGATCCAGATCCGCACCCGCGAAATGGAAGAGATGGCCAACAACGGCATCGCCGCCCATTGGCTGTACAAATCCAGCGGTGACGAGCAGCCGAAAGGCACTCACGCTCGCGCCCGTCAGTGGGTCAAAGGCGTGCTGGAGATGCAGCAACGCGCCGGCAACTCGCTGGAATTCATCGAGAGTGTGAAGATCGACCTGTTCCCGGACGAGGTCTATGTGTTCACGCCCAAAGGCCGGATCATGGAGCTGCCCAAAGGCTCCACGGCGGTCGACTTTGCCTACGCGGTGCACACCGACGTCGGCAACAGCTGCATCGCCTGCCGGATCAACCGTCGTCTCGCACCGCTGTCCGAACCGCTGCAAAGCGGTTCCACGGTCGAGATCGTCAGCGCCCCCGGCGCGCGGCCGAACCCGGCATGGCTCAACTTCGTGGTCACCGGCAAGGCGCGGACCCACATCCGTCATGCGCTGAAACTGCAACGCCGCTCCGAATCCATCAGCCTCGGCGAACGCCTGCTGAACAAGGTGCTCAACGGCTTCGACAGCGCGCTGGAACAGATTCCGGCCGAACGCGTTAAGGCGATGCTCACCGAGTACCGCCTCGAACTGATCGAAGACCTGCTGGAAGACATCGGCCTGGGCAACCGCATGGCCTATGTCGTGGCGCGCCGCCTGCTCGGCGAAGGCGAGCAATTGCCAAGCCCGGAAGGCCCGCTGGCGATTCGCGGCACCGAAGGCCTGGTCCTCAGCTACGCCAAATGTTGCACGCCGATCCCGGGCGACCCGATTGTCGGTCACCTGTCGGCAGGCAAAGGCATGGTCGTGCACCTGGACAACTGCCGCAACATCAGCGAAATCCGCCACAACCCGGAAAAATGCATCCAGCTCTCGTGGGCCAAGGATGTCACCGGCGAATTCAACGTCGAGCTGCGCGTCGAGCTGGAACACCAGCGCGGCCTGATCGCCCTGCTGGCCAGCAGCGTCAACGCAGCCGACGGCAATATCGAGAAAATCAGCATGGACGAACGCGATGGCCGCATCAGCGTCGTCCAACTGGTGGTCAGCGTCCACGACCGTGTGCACCTGGCCCGCGTGATCAAGAAACTGCGCGCCCTGACCGGGGTGATCCGCATCACCCGCATGCGTGCATAA
- a CDS encoding RidA family protein yields the protein MTKTVITSDKAPAAIGTYSQAIKAGNTVYMSGQIPLDPKTMELVEGFEAQTVQVFENLKAVAEAAGGSFKDIVKLNIFLTDLSHFAKVNEIMGKYFDQPYPARAAIGVAALPKGSQVEMDAILVIE from the coding sequence ATGACCAAAACCGTTATCACCAGCGACAAGGCCCCGGCCGCCATCGGTACTTACTCTCAGGCGATCAAGGCCGGTAACACCGTTTACATGTCGGGTCAGATTCCCCTCGATCCAAAAACCATGGAACTGGTCGAAGGCTTCGAAGCCCAGACCGTCCAGGTATTCGAAAACCTGAAAGCCGTGGCCGAAGCCGCCGGCGGTTCGTTCAAGGACATCGTCAAGCTGAACATCTTCCTCACCGACCTGAGCCACTTCGCCAAGGTCAACGAGATCATGGGCAAGTACTTCGACCAGCCGTACCCGGCTCGCGCCGCCATCGGCGTGGCTGCCCTGCCAAAGGGTTCGCAGGTTGAAATGGATGCCATCCTGGTCATCGAGTAA
- the pyrE gene encoding orotate phosphoribosyltransferase: MQAYQRDFIRFAIDRGVLRFGEFTLKSGRTSPYFFNAGLFNSGSALAQLGRFYAAAIAESGIPFDVLFGPAYKGIPLAATTAVALAEHHNRDLPWCFNRKEAKAHGEGGSLVGAPLTGEVLIIDDVITAGTAIREVMQIIASQDGAKAAGVLIALNRQERGNGELSAIQEVERDFGIPVISIVSLNQVLEFLADDPQLKQHLPAVEAYRAQFGV, from the coding sequence ATGCAAGCGTATCAGCGCGATTTCATTCGTTTTGCCATCGATCGCGGCGTTTTGCGCTTCGGTGAGTTCACCCTGAAGTCCGGGCGCACCAGTCCTTACTTCTTCAATGCCGGCCTGTTCAACTCGGGTTCGGCCCTGGCGCAGCTGGGTCGTTTCTACGCCGCAGCCATCGCCGAGAGCGGTATTCCGTTCGACGTGCTGTTCGGCCCGGCCTACAAAGGCATCCCGCTGGCAGCGACCACGGCCGTGGCGCTGGCCGAGCACCATAACCGTGACCTGCCATGGTGCTTCAACCGCAAGGAAGCCAAGGCTCACGGCGAGGGCGGCAGCCTGGTCGGCGCGCCGCTGACTGGTGAAGTGCTGATCATCGACGACGTGATCACCGCCGGCACCGCGATCCGTGAAGTGATGCAGATCATCGCTTCCCAGGACGGCGCCAAGGCTGCCGGCGTGCTGATCGCCCTGAACCGCCAGGAGCGCGGCAACGGTGAGCTGTCGGCGATTCAGGAAGTCGAGCGTGATTTCGGCATCCCGGTCATCAGCATCGTGTCGCTGAACCAGGTGCTGGAATTCCTGGCTGACGACCCGCAGCTCAAGCAGCACCTGCCAGCCGTTGAAGCCTATCGCGCCCAGTTCGGCGTCTGA
- the exbB gene encoding tonB-system energizer ExbB: MTRIQNSASPTNRPRAWSAVAALLLSLMLAPVAAFADAQAPAAPAATEQSAPVAAPAATDPVQAVEASAADAPEVLEADNTLGMAHDLSPWGMYQNADVIVKAVMIGLAIASIITWTIWIAKGFELMGAKRRLRGEIAALKKAATLKEASATAAKEGTLANLLVHDALEEMRLSTNAREKEGIKERVSFRLERLVAACGRNMSSGTGVLATIGSTAPFVGLFGTVWGIMNSFIGIAKTQTTNLAVVAPGIAEALLATALGLVAAIPAVVIYNVFARSIAGYKAQVSDASAQVLLLVSRDLDHQPERNSSQPHMVKVG; encoded by the coding sequence ATGACACGCATTCAAAACTCCGCTTCGCCAACCAACCGACCTCGCGCCTGGAGCGCCGTCGCCGCTCTGCTGCTCAGCCTGATGCTGGCGCCAGTCGCCGCATTCGCTGACGCCCAGGCACCCGCCGCGCCAGCCGCCACCGAGCAAAGCGCTCCGGTCGCCGCACCTGCCGCGACCGACCCGGTGCAGGCCGTAGAGGCCAGCGCCGCCGACGCGCCGGAAGTCCTCGAAGCCGACAACACCCTGGGCATGGCCCACGACCTGTCGCCATGGGGCATGTACCAGAACGCCGACGTGATCGTTAAAGCCGTGATGATCGGCCTGGCCATCGCCTCGATCATCACCTGGACCATCTGGATCGCCAAGGGCTTCGAGCTGATGGGTGCCAAACGCCGCCTGCGTGGCGAGATCGCCGCCCTGAAAAAAGCCGCCACGCTTAAAGAGGCCAGCGCCACCGCTGCGAAGGAAGGCACCCTCGCCAACCTGCTGGTTCACGACGCGCTGGAAGAAATGCGCCTGTCGACCAACGCCCGCGAGAAAGAAGGCATCAAGGAACGCGTCAGCTTCCGCCTCGAACGTCTGGTTGCCGCCTGTGGCCGCAACATGAGCAGCGGCACCGGCGTCCTCGCCACCATCGGTTCCACCGCGCCGTTCGTCGGCCTGTTCGGTACCGTGTGGGGCATCATGAACAGCTTCATCGGCATCGCCAAAACCCAGACCACCAACCTTGCCGTCGTAGCACCGGGTATCGCTGAAGCGCTGCTGGCTACCGCACTGGGTCTGGTTGCCGCGATTCCTGCCGTGGTCATCTACAACGTCTTCGCCCGCTCCATCGCCGGTTACAAGGCTCAGGTGTCCGATGCGTCGGCTCAGGTGCTGCTGCTGGTCAGCCGCGACCTCGACCACCAGCCTGAGCGCAACAGCTCGCAACCGCACATGGTGAAAGTGGGGTAA
- the exbD gene encoding TonB system transport protein ExbD: MGLHLKEGADDDLAENHEINVTPFIDVMLVLLIIFMVAAPLATVDIKVDLPASTAKPAPRPEKPVFLSVKADQRLFLGEDEVKAETLGAALDAKTQGKKDTTIFFQADKGVDYGDLMSVMDNLRAAGYLKVGLVGLESAVKK; this comes from the coding sequence ATGGGCCTGCATTTGAAAGAAGGCGCAGACGACGATCTGGCCGAGAACCACGAAATCAACGTCACGCCGTTCATCGACGTGATGCTGGTGCTGTTGATCATCTTCATGGTGGCCGCTCCATTGGCCACCGTGGACATCAAGGTTGACCTGCCTGCCTCGACTGCCAAACCGGCGCCGCGGCCGGAGAAACCGGTGTTCCTCAGCGTGAAGGCTGACCAGCGCCTGTTCCTGGGCGAAGACGAAGTGAAAGCCGAAACCCTCGGCGCCGCACTCGACGCCAAGACCCAGGGCAAGAAAGACACGACGATCTTCTTCCAGGCCGACAAAGGCGTGGATTACGGCGACCTGATGAGCGTGATGGATAATCTGCGCGCCGCCGGTTACCTGAAGGTCGGTCTGGTCGGACTCGAGAGCGCAGTCAAGAAATGA
- a CDS encoding exodeoxyribonuclease III — translation MRIISVNVNGIQAAVERGLLSWLQAQNADVICLQDTRASAFELDDPAFQLDGYFLYACDAEVPAQGGVALYSRLQPKAVISGLGFETADRYGRYLQADFDKVSIATLLLPSGMNGDEDLNQKFKLMDDFGKYLDKQRRKRREYIYCGSLYVAQQKLDIKNWRDSQQSPGFLAPERAWMDEIVGNMGYVDALREVSREGDQYSWWPDNEQAEMLNLGWRFDYQILTPGLRRFVRSARLPRQPRFSQHAPLIVDYDWTLTI, via the coding sequence ATGCGGATCATCAGTGTGAACGTCAATGGTATTCAGGCTGCAGTCGAGCGTGGTTTGCTCAGTTGGCTGCAGGCACAGAATGCCGACGTCATCTGCCTGCAGGACACCCGTGCCTCCGCCTTTGAACTGGACGACCCAGCCTTCCAACTGGATGGCTACTTCCTTTATGCCTGCGATGCTGAAGTCCCTGCCCAAGGTGGCGTGGCTTTGTATTCGCGGTTGCAACCGAAGGCTGTCATCAGCGGTCTCGGATTCGAGACGGCCGACCGCTACGGGCGCTACCTGCAAGCAGATTTCGACAAAGTCAGTATTGCCACCTTGCTGCTTCCTTCGGGGATGAACGGCGATGAGGACTTGAACCAGAAGTTCAAGCTCATGGACGACTTCGGCAAGTACCTGGACAAACAGCGGCGCAAACGTCGCGAGTACATTTATTGTGGCTCGCTGTACGTCGCGCAGCAGAAGCTCGACATCAAGAACTGGCGCGACAGCCAGCAATCCCCGGGTTTCCTGGCGCCGGAACGCGCCTGGATGGACGAGATTGTCGGCAACATGGGTTATGTCGATGCCCTGCGCGAAGTCAGCCGCGAAGGCGACCAGTACAGTTGGTGGCCGGACAACGAACAGGCCGAGATGCTGAATCTGGGCTGGCGCTTCGACTACCAGATCCTGACCCCGGGCTTGCGGCGCTTCGTGCGCAGTGCACGCCTGCCGCGTCAGCCACGGTTCTCGCAGCACGCGCCGCTGATCGTCGACTACGACTGGACGCTGACCATCTAA
- a CDS encoding DUF4870 domain-containing protein: MSDEQELLPQPSQEVRQWAMFCHLSGLLGIWFPFGSLIGPLILWQMKREKDSFIDAQGKEALNFQITITIASLISLGLMVVLIGYLLIIPVIICSFVLPIIAGVKANNGFPYRYPFTWRLIK, from the coding sequence ATGAGTGATGAGCAAGAGTTACTGCCCCAGCCGAGCCAGGAGGTTCGTCAATGGGCGATGTTTTGTCACTTGTCCGGCTTGCTGGGGATCTGGTTTCCATTTGGCAGTTTGATCGGGCCCCTGATCCTCTGGCAGATGAAGCGTGAGAAAGACTCGTTTATTGATGCGCAGGGTAAGGAAGCACTGAATTTTCAGATCACGATCACCATTGCTTCGCTCATCAGCCTGGGGCTGATGGTGGTGCTTATTGGGTATCTCCTGATTATCCCGGTGATCATTTGCTCGTTTGTGCTGCCGATTATTGCTGGGGTGAAGGCGAATAACGGGTTCCCTTACCGCTATCCGTTCACTTGGCGATTGATCAAATAA
- a CDS encoding YicC/YloC family endoribonuclease — MVHSMTAFARVEKAGVQGTLSWELRSVNSRYLEPHLRLPESFRDLEGAVREALRQGLSRGKLECTLRFTEESTGKPLQVDRERAAQLVAAAETVAGLIKNPAALNPLEVLAWPGVLVADATDPQALNAEALALFNQGLKDLKAGREREGAELARLINDRLTSIEEDVVTLRELVPQMLATQRQKVLDRFADMKAELDPQRLEQEMVILAQKSDVAEELDRLSTHIIEVRRVLKSGGAAGRRLDFLMQELNREANTLGSKAFDPRSTQAAVNLKVLIEQMREQVQNIE, encoded by the coding sequence ATGGTGCACAGCATGACCGCCTTCGCCCGCGTCGAAAAAGCCGGCGTCCAGGGCACCCTGAGCTGGGAACTGCGCTCGGTCAACAGCCGCTACCTGGAACCCCACCTGCGTCTGCCGGAGTCGTTTCGCGACCTCGAGGGCGCCGTCCGCGAAGCCCTGCGCCAGGGACTGTCACGCGGCAAACTGGAATGCACCCTGCGCTTCACCGAGGAAAGTACCGGCAAACCGCTGCAGGTGGATCGCGAGCGCGCTGCGCAACTGGTCGCCGCGGCCGAAACCGTCGCCGGTCTGATCAAGAACCCGGCGGCGCTGAACCCGCTGGAAGTGCTGGCCTGGCCGGGCGTGCTGGTTGCCGACGCCACCGACCCGCAGGCGCTGAACGCCGAAGCGCTGGCCCTGTTCAATCAGGGCCTGAAAGACCTCAAGGCCGGCCGCGAGCGCGAAGGCGCGGAGCTGGCCCGCCTGATCAACGATCGCCTGACCTCCATCGAGGAAGACGTGGTGACCCTGCGCGAACTGGTTCCGCAGATGCTCGCCACCCAGCGCCAGAAAGTCCTCGACCGCTTCGCTGACATGAAGGCCGAACTGGACCCGCAGCGCCTGGAACAGGAAATGGTCATCCTCGCGCAAAAGAGCGATGTGGCCGAAGAACTCGACCGTCTGAGCACCCACATCATCGAAGTTCGCCGGGTGCTGAAATCCGGCGGTGCCGCCGGCCGGCGGCTGGACTTCCTGATGCAGGAACTCAACCGCGAAGCCAACACACTGGGCTCCAAGGCCTTCGACCCGCGCAGCACCCAGGCGGCGGTCAACCTCAAGGTGTTGATCGAGCAGATGCGCGAACAAGTGCAGAATATTGAGTAA
- a CDS encoding SDR family oxidoreductase, producing MSAPSVLIAGCGDVGSRLATQLLAAGFQVYGLRRDISRLPDGVIGVAGDLFNEDCPATWPVGAIDYLVYSAAATDHDEAGYRAAYVQGLQHVLGWLNDYGQEPERLLFVSSSSVYGQQNGEWVDEKSETVAAGYSGRLMLEAEQVALNSGIPASIVRLTGIYGPGREWLLTQVRRGYRVAVDPPLYGNRIHADDAAGLMAFLLEADRKGVALDDIYIGVDDAPAPLAEVVAWLREYLGVTEWSEDESVRRTGSKRCSNARAKALGWVPKYPSYREGYAAILEGKC from the coding sequence ATGTCCGCGCCTTCTGTTTTGATCGCCGGTTGCGGTGATGTCGGCAGCCGTCTGGCCACGCAATTGCTGGCTGCCGGCTTCCAGGTGTATGGCCTGCGCCGTGATATTTCACGTTTGCCGGACGGCGTTATCGGTGTGGCCGGTGACTTGTTCAATGAGGATTGCCCGGCGACCTGGCCGGTGGGCGCTATCGATTACCTGGTGTATAGCGCGGCGGCCACCGATCACGATGAGGCCGGTTATCGCGCGGCTTATGTGCAGGGTCTGCAGCATGTGTTGGGTTGGCTGAACGATTACGGTCAGGAGCCTGAGCGGCTGCTGTTCGTTTCCAGCAGCAGTGTTTACGGGCAGCAGAACGGCGAATGGGTCGATGAAAAATCCGAAACCGTCGCTGCAGGTTATTCCGGTCGGTTGATGCTGGAGGCCGAGCAGGTTGCGCTAAACAGCGGCATTCCCGCTAGCATCGTGCGCCTGACCGGCATTTATGGCCCCGGCCGTGAGTGGCTGCTGACTCAGGTGCGCCGTGGTTATCGCGTGGCAGTGGATCCGCCGCTGTATGGCAATCGCATCCATGCCGATGACGCGGCGGGGTTGATGGCGTTTCTGCTGGAAGCGGATCGCAAGGGCGTGGCGCTGGATGACATCTATATCGGCGTGGACGACGCGCCGGCGCCGCTGGCCGAGGTGGTGGCGTGGTTGCGTGAGTATCTGGGCGTCACCGAGTGGTCGGAAGACGAGAGCGTGCGCCGCACTGGCAGCAAGCGTTGCAGCAATGCCCGGGCGAAGGCGCTGGGTTGGGTGCCGAAGTATCCGAGTTATCGCGAGGGTTACGCCGCGATTCTTGAGGGTAAATGCTGA